A stretch of the Dioscorea cayenensis subsp. rotundata cultivar TDr96_F1 chromosome 4, TDr96_F1_v2_PseudoChromosome.rev07_lg8_w22 25.fasta, whole genome shotgun sequence genome encodes the following:
- the LOC120258596 gene encoding LOB domain-containing protein 7-like, translating to MSSPSSSSSRPPPPPSQACAACKYQRRKCNPDCTLAPFFPADSQRQFLNAHRLFGVSNILRIIRGLDPVTRAEAMRSIIFQSNARALDPVGGCYRIIVDLEQTIHALTAELSLVLQHLSFYRSHSSPPSFPPPPPLSDHHNLFDPQLPPLLHQQQQQQQHNPQLLNYFWFDQSIENGDDSNSNSMNVVGNYDMPAMLSLQQQQQQQQEEGGGEEDVKPIVDMFDVRQTLIVDPESSVDHNILASSSANNNNFICSTRFANYAL from the exons ATGAGCTCACCCTCCTCTTCATCCTCTCGTCCTCCACCACCTCCTTCTCAAGCCTGCGCAGCCTGCAAGTACCAACGCCGCAAGTGCAACCCTGACTGCACTCTTGCCCCATTCTTCCCTGCCGACTCTCAACGCCAGTTCCTCAACGCTCACCGTCTCTTCGGCGTCAGCAACATCCTCCGCATAATTCGTGGTCTTGATCCTGTCACTCGTGCTGAAGCCATGCGCTCAATCATCTTTCAATCTAATGCTCGTGCTCTCGACCCTGTCGGCGGCTGTTACCGCATCATTGTTGATCTTGAACAAACTATACATGCTCTCACTGCTGAACTTTCTTTAGTTCTTCAACACCTTTCCTTTTACCGgtcacattcttcacctccttcttttcctcctcctcctcctctttctGATCATCATAACCTTTTTGATCCTCAATTACCTCCACTTCTTcatcaacaacagcaacaacaacaacataatcCTCaacttttgaattatttttggtttgatCAAAGCATTGAAAATGGCGATGATAGTAATAGCAACAGCATGAATGTGGTAGGGAATTATGATATGCCTGCTATGCTTAGcttgcaacaacaacaacaacaacaacaggaAGAAGGTGGTGGGGAAGAAGATGTGAAACCTATTGTGGACATGTTTGATGTGAGACAGACCTTAATTGTTGATCCTGAGTCTTCTGTTGATCACAATATTTTGGCTAGTTCCTctgccaacaacaacaacttcaTTTGCTCAACCAGGTTTGCCAACT ATGCACTTTGA
- the LOC120259034 gene encoding zinc finger CCCH domain-containing protein 59 has translation MSSSAPRILLCGDVLGRIDLLFKRVLSVTKSAGPFDALLIVGQFFSESPDLVSDLSDFIDGRSAVPIPTYFIGDYGFGASQILSGASQHPSNRGFKTDGLQLCANLFWLRGSGRFSLHGLSVVYLSGKSSPDAEGNGRYTRDDVDALRALAEEPGIVDIFMTNEWPSGVVNGADTSAAPPGVMDPSGCDPVVAELVAEIKPRYHIAGTKGVFYDREPYSNIDAAHVTRFIGLAAVGNREKQKFIHAISPTPASTMSAADICSKPPNTTLSPYLVTEKKSHSREAAKRSVNDDLDAQYWRYDVSKKRQRQGQGGVDREKLCFNFTSRGSCARGENCNFRHDDDARVQSQRNVCFDFLNLGKCERGPDCKFNHEFMEEGDTKGKHGSRNTGTSRRSLGKRCWFCLSSPDVESHLILSVGESWYLALAKGPLIDHHVLLVPIEHHPHTLTMSPDAEKELGIFKNAVNMYFKKQGKAVIFFEYLLQNISHANLQAIPIPLSKVSNTQLIFNLASKKLGFEFAIISAQGDRNEGRKLLRSQFEGKSSVFYVELPDGTILWHSVDEKDKFPVQFGREVLAGLLNVPDRADWRNCKMSKEDEIKMAETFKMGFEEFDPAR, from the exons ATGTCGAGCTCGGCGCCGCGAATCCTCCTCTGCGGCGACGTTCTCGGCCGCATCGACCTCCTCTTCAAGCGCGTTCTCTCG GTCACCAAATCAGCTGGGCCTTTCGACGCCCTGCTAATCGTTGGTCAGTTCTTCTCTGAGTCCCCTGATCTCGTCTCTGATCTCTCGGACTTCATCGATGGTCGCTCCGCTGTTCCCATCCCCACCTACTTCATCGGTGACTATGGTTTCGGTGCCTCTCAGATACTCTCCGGCGCCTCCCAGCACCCCTCTAACCGTGGCTTCAAGACTGATGGCCTCCAGCTCTGTGCTAACCTTTTCTGGCTCCGTGGTAGTGGGCGGTTTTCCCTCCACG GGTTGAGTGTGGTGTATTTGAGCGGGAAGAGCTCGCCTGATGCGGAGGGGAATGGAAGGTATACCCGGGATGATGTGGATGCGCTGCGGGCTTTGGCGGAGGAGCCTGGGATTGTTGATATCTTTATGAC TAATGAATGGCCGAGTGGAGTTGTGAATGGCGCTGATACTTCTGCAGCGCCACCAGGAGTGATGGATCCTTCAGGTTGTGATCCTGTTGTGGCAGAGTTGGTGGCGGAGATCAAGCCTCG ATATCACATTGCGGGTACCAAAGGTGTATTTTATGACCGGGAACCCTACTCTAATATTGATGCTGCACATGTTACACGTTTCATAGGACTCGCTGCAGTTGGCAATAGGGAAAAACAA AAATTTATTCATGCGATTTCTCCTACTCCAGCATCTACCATGTCTGCTGCTGATATTTGCAGTAAACCTCCCAACACTACATTGTCACCGTACTTAGTCACAGAGAAGAAAAGCCACTCAAGAGAAGCTGCCAAGAGATCTGTCAATGATGATCTTGATGCACAATATTGGCGTTATGATGTTTCAAAAAAGCGGCAGCGGCAGGGGCAGGGAGGTGTAGATAGAGAAAAACTGTGTTTCAATTTCACATCTAGGGGATCTTGTGCTCGAGGGGAAAATTGCAACTTTCGACATGATGATGATGCGAGAGTGCAATCTCAGAGAAATGTCTGCTTTGATTTCCTTAACTTAGGAAAATGTGAGCGTGGTCCTGATTGCAAGTTTAATCATGAATTTATGGAGGAAGGAGATACTAAGGGGAAACATGGATCTCGGAACACAGGAACTTCTAG ACGGAGCTTGGGGAAGAGGTGCTGGTTCTGCTTGTCTAGCCCAGATGTTGAGTCACATCTTATACTTAGTGTCGGAGAAAGCTGGTACTTGGCACTTGCTAAGGGTCCGCTAATTGATCATCATGTATTATTGGTACCAATTGAGCACCACCCTCATACTCTCACAATGTCTCCTGATGCGGAGAAGGAACTTGGGATATTCAAGAATGCTGTCAACATGTACTTCAAGAAACAGGGAAAGGCTGTAATTTTCTTTGAATACCTTTTGCAGAATATATCTCATGCTAATCTTCAG GCAATCCCCATCCCATTGTCCAAAGTATCCAACACAcagctaatttttaatttggctTCCAAGAAGTTGGGGTTTGAATTTGCAATCATCAGCGCCCAAG GTGATCGCAATGAAGGCAGAAAATTATTGAGGTCTCAATTTGAAGGGAAGTCCAGTGTTTTTTATGTTGAACTTCCAGACGGCACAATATTGTGGCATTCAGTGGATGAAAAGGATAAATTCCCCGTCCAGTTCGGACGTGAG GTGCTTGCCGGTTTGTTAAATGTGCCAGACAGAGCTGATTGGAGGAACTGCAAGATGAGCAAAGAAGATGAGATAAAAATGGCTGAAACTTTCAAGATGGGATTTGAAGAATTCGATCCTGCTCGATAA
- the LOC120258841 gene encoding protein HOTHEAD-like — protein sequence MAWKKVELSLNFLLLLCIVRLSQGKEFIKSRHPYLRTASSFLSTEAPAYDYIIVGGGTAACPLAATLSQKFNVLVLERGGSPYGNLNVSYLQNFHISLADTSPKSASQPFISTDGVINARARVLGGGTCINAGFYTRASHSFVREAGWDADLVNKSYPWVEKQIVHWPKLAPWQVALKNGLLEAGISPFNGYTFDHIYGTKVGGTIFNEHGFRRTAADLLLAGNPKNLRVLLHATVQKLIFDTRGGRPKAIGVLFMDEFGEKHRAFINANSQSEVIVSSGTIGSPQLLMLSGIGPENELKKLNIPVILHNEYIGKGLSDNPMNAIFLPTKKPIEQSLIQTVGITKFGAFIEASNGFGQSSDSIQCHHGIMSAEIGQLSTIPPRQRSLDAVKEYVRTRHEIPREAFQGGFILEKIDGPLSTGHLSLINTDINSNPSITFNYFSHPADLQRCVEAIRTIEKIIQTEQFADLAEDNFHTKAMLLNMSVKANVNFIPKHTNDTASLEQFCKDTVITIWHYHGGCHVGKVVDNNYKVIGIDNLRVIDGSTFNSSPGTNPQATVMMLGRYMGVKISTERLGKP from the exons ATGGCCTGGAAGAAAGTGGAGCTTTCTCTCAACTTCTTGCTCTTACTCTGCATAGTTAGACTATCTCAAG GGAAGGAGTTCATCAAATCTAGGCATCCATATCTGAGAACAGCAAGTAGCTTCTTATCAACAGAAGCACCCGCATATGACTACATTATAGTTGGAGGAGGCACAGCTGCTTGCCCACTTGCTGCCACTCTCTCTCAGAAATTCAATGTTTTGGTGCTGGAGAGGGGTGGCTCCCCCTATGGCAatctgaatgtctcctacttgCAGAACTTCCACATATCTCTTGCGGACACCTCCCCCAAATCAGCCTCTCAACCATTCATTTCCACTGATGGGGTCATCAATGCCAGAGCCAGAGTTTTGGGAGGAGGCACTTGCATCAATGCTGGCTTCTACACAAGAGCCAGCCATAG CTTTGTGCGTGAAGCTGGTTGGGATGCTGATTTAGTAAATAAGTCATACCCTTGGGTCGAGAAGCAGATAGTCCACTGGCCCAAACTGGCACCATGGCAGGTTGCACTTAAAAATGGGCTTCTTGAAGCCGGTATCTCACCATTTAATGGATATACATTTGACCATATCTATGGAACGAAGGTTGGGGGCACTATCTTCAATGAGCATGGCTTCCGACGCACTGCTGCTGATCTTCTTCTTGCTGGGAACCCTAAGAACCTGAGAGTCTTGCTTCATGCAACCGTGCAAAAGTTAATCTTCGATACCAGAG GGGGAAGGCCGAAGGCAATTGGAGTGCTGTTCATGGATGAGTTTGGTGAGAAGCACCGGGCTTTCATCAATGCCAATAGTCAGAGTGAAGTCATCGTATCATCTGGCACTATAGGCAGCCCCCAGCTGCTTATGCTGAGTGGTATCGGACCGGAGAATGAACTCAAGAAGCTGAACATCCCAGTGATCCTCCACAACGAATATATAGGCAAAGGATTATCTGACAATCCCATGAATGCCATCTTCTTACCAACCAAGAAGCCTATTGAACAATCTCTGATCCAGACTGTTGGTATCACAAAATTTGGCGCCTTTATTGAGGCCAGTAATGGGTTCGGCCAGTCGTCTGACAGCATACAGTGCCATCACGGCATCATGTCTGCTGAG ATTGGGCAGCTCTCCACAATCCCTCCCAGACAGAGAAGCCTAGATGCCGTCAAAGAGTACGTGAGAACTAGGCACGAAATTCCCCGGGAGGCATTCCAAGGTGGCTTCATACTAGAAAAGATCGACGGCCCACTCTCCACTGGTCATCTCTCCTTAATTAACACCGATATCAATTCCAATCCATCCATTACATTCAACTACTTCAGCCATCCTGCTGATCTCCAGCGGTGTGTTGAAGCGATCCGAACCATCGAGAAGATCATACAAACTGAGCAGTTTGCTGATCTCGCGGAAGACAACTTCCACACGAAGGCGATGTTGCTCAACATGAGTGTCAAAGCGAACGTCAACTTCATACCGAAACACACCAATGACACTGCATCACTTGAGCAGTTTTGCAAGGACACTGTGATCACAATCTGGCACTACCATGGTGGATGCCATGTAGGAAAGGTCGTTGACAATAACTACAAGGTTATCGGCATTGATAATCTACGCGTTATCGATGGTTCCACCTTCAACAGCTCCCCCGGTACAAACCCACAAGCAACTGTCATGATGTTGGGCAG ATACATGGGGGTGAAGATCTCAACGGAGAGGCTAGGAAAGCCATAA